In one window of Phormidium ambiguum IAM M-71 DNA:
- a CDS encoding cation:proton antiporter — protein MALENVGHSAIEQNLEQFLLVLSVSLSVATLSRVFSWFRQIPYTLLLVIVGLCLAFVDVRLVNLSPELILEIFLPPLLFEAAWNLKWRDLLENWVPVVLYAIFGVIISVVGIGLTLNHFAAIPLATALLAGTTLAATDPVSVIALFKELGAGKKLKTIMEGESLFNDGVAVVAFSLLVGIPLGIEKFDFFVSLVRFFVFVGVGIGVGSLIGFGISYLTQRFDLPLVEQSLTLVAAYGTYLITEKLGGSGVIGVVTVALILGNFGSRIGMNPRTRLIVTEFWDFLAFFVNSIVFLLIGDQIRYQSLADDFGLIVLAIGAVLLTRLVSIFLLGFISNLFTKVDLSWQEMLVFWWGGLRGSVSIALVLSIPVALTGRQEITDIVFGVVLFTLLVQGLTTQFLLQTLGLIGDDRQLQQEYSEMVARRIALTRVMNFLSSGEDFRQVDPEFFNYQAELVEGQLKSLEEETYKLVAKHPQLRETVNEQVRDRLLDIEADTYAELIRTGWLNDRLSPLLQDVLGREENL, from the coding sequence ATGGCATTAGAAAACGTTGGTCACTCAGCTATTGAACAAAATTTGGAACAGTTTCTTTTAGTCCTTTCAGTTTCCTTAAGCGTTGCTACATTATCACGAGTATTTAGTTGGTTTCGGCAAATTCCCTACACATTATTATTAGTAATTGTTGGGTTATGTTTAGCCTTTGTCGATGTGCGATTAGTCAATCTTTCTCCTGAGTTGATTTTAGAAATTTTCTTACCGCCTTTGTTATTTGAAGCTGCTTGGAATTTGAAATGGCGGGACTTGTTAGAAAATTGGGTTCCGGTTGTGCTTTATGCAATTTTTGGCGTAATCATTTCGGTTGTTGGTATTGGTTTAACACTGAATCACTTTGCAGCAATTCCTTTAGCAACAGCTTTATTAGCAGGAACAACTTTAGCAGCTACCGATCCTGTTTCTGTAATTGCTTTGTTTAAAGAATTGGGGGCTGGCAAAAAATTAAAAACCATCATGGAGGGAGAAAGTTTATTTAATGATGGTGTAGCAGTTGTTGCTTTTAGTTTATTAGTTGGTATTCCTTTGGGAATTGAAAAATTTGATTTTTTCGTAAGTTTAGTGCGATTTTTCGTTTTTGTTGGTGTAGGGATTGGAGTTGGTAGTTTAATTGGGTTTGGGATTTCTTATTTAACTCAAAGGTTTGATTTGCCATTAGTGGAACAATCATTAACTTTAGTTGCTGCTTACGGAACTTATTTAATTACAGAAAAATTGGGTGGTTCTGGAGTAATAGGCGTGGTGACTGTTGCTTTAATTTTGGGGAATTTTGGTTCTCGAATTGGCATGAATCCTCGCACTAGATTAATAGTGACTGAGTTTTGGGATTTTTTAGCTTTTTTTGTCAATTCAATTGTGTTTTTATTGATTGGCGATCAAATCCGTTATCAGAGTTTAGCTGATGATTTTGGATTAATTGTATTGGCAATTGGGGCAGTGTTATTAACTCGATTGGTGTCGATTTTTCTTTTGGGTTTTATTAGCAATTTGTTCACTAAAGTCGATCTCAGTTGGCAAGAAATGTTGGTGTTTTGGTGGGGAGGTTTAAGGGGTTCAGTTTCGATCGCACTAGTTTTGAGTATACCTGTTGCTTTGACAGGTAGACAAGAGATTACAGATATTGTGTTTGGTGTGGTTTTATTCACTTTATTAGTGCAAGGTTTAACTACTCAGTTTCTTTTGCAAACATTAGGTTTAATTGGTGACGATCGCCAATTACAACAAGAATACTCGGAAATGGTGGCGCGTCGCATTGCTTTAACCAGAGTGATGAATTTTCTTTCTTCTGGAGAAGATTTTCGCCAAGTTGACCCAGAATTTTTTAATTACCAAGCAGAACTTGTTGAAGGTCAATTAAAATCTTTGGAAGAAGAGACTTACAAATTGGTAGCTAAACATCCACAATTAAGAGAAACGGTAAATGAACAAGTACGCGATCGACTTTTAGACATTGAAGCTGATACCTATGCAGAATTGATTCGTACTGGTTGGTTAAATGACAGATTGTCACCATTATTACAAGATGTTCTTGGTCGAGAAGAAAATTTGTAA
- a CDS encoding ABC transporter ATP-binding protein, which translates to MAEPIIELKGISKTFGENKVLDEVDLTIYQGEALGIIGPSGTGKSTILRIIAGLLPPDSGEIYIRGKQRQGLIEDGESPVGIGLVFQQAALFDSLTVEENVGFLLYQHSNLPKEKIRELVEEKLEMVGLPGIGDRYPAQLSGGMRKRVSFARAIMSNPDNPKDNPEVLLYDEPTAGLDPVASTVIEDLIRELQSKPGGCNTYAIVTHQDSTIRRTSDRIVFLYQGKVQWEGVVNDIDITENPLARQFFSGSVEGPIQVAG; encoded by the coding sequence ATGGCTGAACCGATAATTGAATTAAAAGGAATTTCTAAAACTTTTGGTGAAAATAAGGTTTTGGACGAAGTTGACTTGACCATTTATCAAGGAGAAGCTTTAGGTATTATTGGCCCTTCTGGGACTGGAAAATCAACAATTTTGCGAATAATTGCGGGATTACTCCCACCTGATTCAGGGGAAATTTATATTCGCGGTAAACAAAGACAGGGGTTAATAGAAGATGGAGAAAGTCCGGTTGGAATTGGTTTAGTTTTTCAGCAAGCAGCATTGTTTGATTCATTGACAGTAGAAGAAAATGTAGGTTTTTTGCTATATCAACACTCCAATTTGCCAAAAGAAAAAATTCGAGAACTTGTGGAAGAGAAATTAGAAATGGTAGGATTACCTGGAATTGGCGATCGCTACCCTGCACAATTATCTGGTGGAATGCGAAAACGAGTCAGTTTTGCACGGGCGATTATGTCTAATCCAGACAACCCAAAAGATAATCCTGAAGTTTTGTTGTACGATGAACCTACAGCAGGTTTAGATCCAGTTGCTTCTACTGTTATTGAAGATTTAATTCGAGAATTACAATCAAAACCAGGAGGTTGTAACACTTACGCGATCGTCACTCACCAAGATAGTACGATTCGTCGCACTAGTGACCGGATTGTATTTCTTTATCAAGGTAAAGTGCAATGGGAGGGTGTAGTTAATGATATTGATATTACCGAAAATCCCCTAGCGCGACAGTTTTTTAGTGGTAGTGTAGAAGGGCCGATTCAAGTAGCTGGTTGA
- a CDS encoding GUN4 domain-containing protein yields MFFGELASAFAVDYQPLQSALSTQEWREADRQTTRLLIKVFNLQMGLEPNQINLSRYTIEQCQILPCTDLNTIDRLWTHYSQGQYGLSVQREIWLALADLPDIDTHWNKLKSDPIGWLGWCFDIVLDATGEDRDARSFIHWDRFGEKVGWRQQGNLTSFDELFSRPIPRGGLPAMFPRLLETNIWLSLLERVNYCSRESSDR; encoded by the coding sequence ATGTTTTTTGGAGAATTAGCATCTGCATTTGCAGTAGATTATCAACCACTACAGTCAGCTTTATCTACTCAAGAATGGCGAGAAGCCGATCGCCAAACTACTCGTTTGTTAATTAAAGTGTTTAATTTGCAAATGGGATTAGAACCAAATCAAATTAACTTAAGTCGATACACTATAGAACAGTGCCAAATACTACCCTGTACTGATTTAAATACTATCGATCGACTTTGGACACACTACAGTCAAGGACAGTACGGTTTATCTGTACAACGTGAAATATGGTTAGCTTTGGCAGATTTACCTGATATTGATACTCATTGGAATAAGTTAAAAAGCGATCCCATTGGTTGGTTAGGTTGGTGTTTCGATATAGTGCTGGATGCTACAGGAGAAGATCGAGATGCTCGTTCTTTTATTCATTGGGATCGATTTGGGGAAAAAGTTGGGTGGCGACAACAGGGAAATTTAACTTCTTTTGATGAATTATTTAGTCGTCCCATTCCGCGTGGAGGATTACCAGCAATGTTTCCTCGCCTTCTGGAAACAAATATATGGTTGAGTTTACTAGAACGGGTTAATTACTGTAGCAGAGAGAGTAGCGATCGATAA
- a CDS encoding DUF6364 family protein → MQTKLTLRLDETLIAKAKNWAKSRNVSLSEAVAEFFEHLPEPDRPLQLSTWTQSLVGVIKSTGEIPNNEALREEYIDYLEEKYQ, encoded by the coding sequence ATGCAAACAAAACTCACTTTACGCCTAGATGAAACCTTAATTGCCAAAGCAAAAAACTGGGCAAAATCGCGTAATGTTTCCCTTTCTGAAGCGGTAGCAGAATTTTTTGAACACCTACCAGAACCAGATCGACCTTTGCAATTGAGTACATGGACTCAAAGCTTAGTGGGAGTGATTAAATCAACTGGAGAAATCCCAAATAATGAAGCTTTACGGGAAGAATATATCGACTATCTAGAGGAAAAATATCAGTGA
- a CDS encoding tetratricopeptide repeat protein: MNSPTAENFCNTGNQLKTEKRFDEAIASYQKALQLQPDYAEVHYQLAEIYFFQRKFRDAIASCNKAIKLQPDFAPNYKILGNVFQAQGEMETALNAYKKALELNPEFAEAYINQGSIFSKLERNEEAIICLEKAISLNPNIGAAYWNLANIYSQLDNLEKVVENRKQAFLLEPKFVNAETLNDLGTAIGKLGNFSDAIGYYQKSIELQPNYHLAHLNLGVALQKTGKIDAAKKEIETAIQLKSDNPEAYNALGNILLEQNQLDEGISNYEKAVKIKSDSAEYHFNLGTALGQKEKFVEAIKELQKAVELQPDLGEAYGNLGAIIYRKTRKDGEISGELFNLAINSLLKALEINSELTLPHIYLSQLITCPVRASDFGVLRQAAARYAETSKQQNSLIAASTFISTHVKSALTQLAKEKFLEIEPEIYNQLERINNTDLTVLYSHLLFNLHYLRDDLEANSQLYRQVGKKYAEQIIANKQIKIRQPKKKELPTSNLKIGVMSSHFVRHSVGWCSGDIITELGKLTPNLYLYFVGDRQPDDRTKVFASAAAKIYRPKANKNGEFDIKQIVQDIAQDDLDILIELDSSTIPSQVEILYHQPASVCLSWLGFEAPFTQENNYFLCDWNTHPEGREIYNCEKLVRMPDSFVAVGGFKSAPVDRKLLRKTQRIAEDQIIYLCVAPGYKLNPEQIQAQVKILKQVPDSILLYKGHTGDIKVIEAAYQAECQAQGVGAQRIKFMSRSASEEEHRQVYQVADIMLDSYPYNAGTHNLEALWFNLPVVTKSGETYLSRMGYSFLKTLSLSECITNSWEEYIEMGVKLGKDQELRQSIKEKLIQSKQAETLSPLWNPQKFAQDMYKVFEQLLAEKLGNE, from the coding sequence GTGAACTCTCCCACCGCTGAAAATTTCTGCAATACTGGCAATCAACTGAAAACAGAAAAAAGATTCGATGAAGCTATTGCCAGTTATCAAAAAGCTTTGCAACTGCAACCAGATTATGCAGAGGTACATTACCAGCTAGCTGAAATTTATTTTTTCCAAAGGAAGTTCCGCGATGCGATCGCATCTTGCAATAAAGCTATTAAACTGCAACCAGATTTCGCTCCAAATTACAAGATATTAGGTAATGTTTTCCAAGCTCAAGGCGAAATGGAAACGGCGCTTAATGCTTACAAAAAAGCATTGGAATTAAATCCTGAATTTGCTGAAGCTTATATTAATCAAGGTAGTATATTTTCTAAACTTGAACGGAATGAAGAAGCAATTATTTGTTTAGAAAAAGCTATTTCTCTTAACCCCAATATTGGGGCGGCTTATTGGAATTTAGCAAACATTTATTCGCAACTAGATAATTTAGAAAAAGTAGTTGAGAATCGCAAACAAGCTTTTTTATTAGAGCCAAAATTTGTCAATGCAGAGACTTTAAATGATTTGGGAACTGCGATCGGCAAGTTGGGAAATTTTTCTGACGCAATTGGTTATTATCAAAAATCTATTGAATTACAACCCAACTATCATTTGGCACATTTAAATTTAGGAGTTGCTTTACAAAAAACTGGAAAAATAGATGCAGCAAAAAAGGAAATAGAAACAGCAATTCAACTAAAATCAGATAACCCGGAAGCTTACAATGCGTTGGGCAATATTTTATTAGAACAAAATCAACTAGATGAAGGAATTTCTAATTACGAGAAAGCAGTAAAAATAAAGTCTGATTCTGCTGAATATCATTTCAATTTAGGGACAGCTTTAGGACAAAAAGAGAAGTTTGTCGAAGCGATTAAAGAATTACAAAAAGCGGTTGAGTTGCAACCAGACTTGGGAGAAGCTTATGGTAATTTGGGTGCAATAATATATCGCAAAACGAGAAAAGATGGTGAAATTAGCGGCGAATTATTTAACTTAGCAATTAATAGTTTGTTAAAAGCACTGGAAATAAATTCTGAATTAACATTACCTCATATATATTTATCACAATTAATTACTTGTCCGGTAAGAGCTTCAGACTTTGGTGTTTTAAGACAAGCAGCAGCGAGATATGCCGAAACTAGTAAGCAACAAAATTCGTTAATTGCTGCGTCTACATTTATTAGTACTCATGTCAAATCTGCATTAACGCAATTAGCCAAAGAGAAATTTTTGGAAATCGAGCCAGAAATTTACAATCAATTAGAAAGAATAAACAATACAGATTTAACTGTCCTCTATAGTCATTTGCTGTTTAATCTTCATTATTTACGGGATGATTTAGAGGCAAACAGCCAACTTTATCGGCAAGTTGGGAAGAAATATGCGGAACAAATTATTGCTAATAAGCAAATTAAAATCAGGCAACCTAAGAAGAAAGAATTACCCACAAGCAATTTAAAAATTGGGGTAATGTCTTCTCATTTTGTAAGACATTCTGTAGGTTGGTGTAGTGGAGATATTATTACTGAATTAGGAAAATTAACACCTAATTTATATTTGTACTTTGTGGGCGATCGCCAACCAGACGATCGCACAAAAGTTTTTGCTAGCGCCGCCGCCAAAATCTACCGCCCAAAAGCGAACAAAAACGGAGAATTTGATATTAAACAAATTGTCCAGGATATCGCCCAAGATGATTTAGATATTTTGATAGAATTAGATTCTTCCACCATTCCCTCGCAAGTAGAAATTCTCTATCATCAACCAGCATCAGTTTGTTTATCTTGGTTAGGTTTTGAAGCACCATTTACTCAAGAAAATAATTATTTCCTTTGTGACTGGAATACTCACCCAGAAGGGAGAGAAATATATAACTGCGAAAAGTTGGTAAGAATGCCAGATTCTTTCGTTGCTGTGGGTGGGTTTAAATCTGCGCCAGTCGATCGCAAATTACTGAGAAAAACTCAAAGAATAGCTGAAGATCAGATAATTTATTTATGTGTTGCACCTGGTTACAAATTAAACCCCGAACAGATTCAAGCACAAGTCAAAATTCTCAAACAAGTCCCTGATAGCATTTTGTTGTACAAAGGACATACGGGCGATATAAAAGTAATTGAAGCAGCTTATCAAGCAGAATGTCAAGCGCAAGGTGTTGGTGCCCAACGGATTAAATTTATGTCTCGCAGCGCCAGCGAAGAAGAACATCGCCAAGTGTATCAAGTAGCAGATATTATGCTTGATTCTTATCCCTATAATGCTGGAACTCATAATTTAGAAGCATTGTGGTTTAACTTACCAGTAGTTACCAAAAGCGGCGAAACTTATCTTTCCAGAATGGGTTACTCTTTCTTAAAAACTCTCTCGCTTAGCGAATGTATTACTAACAGTTGGGAAGAGTATATTGAGATGGGAGTGAAATTAGGGAAAGATCAAGAATTGCGGCAATCAATTAAAGAAAAATTGATACAATCTAAACAAGCAGAAACTCTTTCTCCTTTGTGGAATCCCCAAAAGTTTGCCCAAGATATGTACAAAGTTTTCGAGCAACTTTTAGCTGAAAAGTTGGGTAATGAGTGA
- a CDS encoding DUF3288 family protein encodes MKNQEQQHPLYKDDRQIVDRLLQNDPTDYNMAELARLKIRYRGFPGAKDIQSDLEKVLQKWQMDEEQLFATTRQIHAKGIVYKTRDNDSEDWA; translated from the coding sequence ATGAAAAATCAAGAACAACAACATCCTTTGTATAAAGACGATCGCCAAATTGTCGATCGCTTATTACAAAACGATCCAACTGATTACAACATGGCAGAATTAGCTCGTTTAAAAATTCGCTATCGCGGTTTTCCCGGCGCGAAAGATATTCAAAGCGACTTGGAAAAAGTTTTGCAAAAATGGCAAATGGATGAAGAACAACTTTTTGCCACAACTCGTCAAATTCATGCCAAAGGAATTGTTTATAAAACTCGTGATAATGATAGCGAAGATTGGGCTTAA
- the rpiA gene encoding ribose-5-phosphate isomerase RpiA, whose amino-acid sequence MSEMDATKVMKQMVGKAAADRVKSGSIVGLGTGSTAAFMIEYLGERLKSGELKDIVGITTSFQGDVLARQYGIPLTTLDAVDRIDIAIDGADEVDPNLNLIKGGGAAHTREKIVDALADQFIVVVDSSKLVDKLGSTFLLPVEVIPMAYAPVMRAIEKLGGKPQLRMGVRKAGPVVTDQGNFVVDVKFDSIDNPAELEKTLNNIPGVLENGLFVNVTDLVLVGEVKDGQPSVREISK is encoded by the coding sequence ATGAGTGAGATGGACGCTACTAAAGTGATGAAACAAATGGTTGGCAAAGCAGCAGCCGATCGCGTAAAATCAGGTTCGATTGTCGGTTTGGGAACTGGCTCAACCGCCGCTTTCATGATTGAATATTTGGGAGAACGCCTGAAATCTGGCGAACTCAAAGATATTGTCGGCATTACCACCTCATTTCAGGGAGATGTGTTAGCGAGACAATACGGCATTCCCTTGACAACGCTGGATGCAGTCGATCGTATTGATATTGCCATTGATGGTGCCGATGAAGTTGACCCGAATTTAAACTTAATTAAAGGCGGTGGTGCAGCCCATACCCGTGAGAAAATTGTTGATGCTTTAGCAGATCAATTCATCGTAGTTGTTGACAGTTCCAAGTTAGTAGATAAACTTGGTTCCACCTTTTTGTTACCAGTAGAAGTGATTCCGATGGCATACGCGCCTGTGATGCGTGCGATCGAAAAACTCGGCGGTAAACCACAATTAAGAATGGGTGTAAGAAAAGCAGGCCCAGTAGTTACCGATCAAGGAAATTTTGTAGTTGATGTCAAATTTGACTCAATAGATAATCCGGCAGAATTAGAAAAAACCTTGAACAATATTCCCGGTGTTTTAGAAAATGGTTTGTTCGTAAATGTCACCGATTTAGTATTAGTTGGTGAAGTAAAAGACGGACAACCAAGCGTCCGAGAAATCAGCAAATAA
- a CDS encoding ankyrin repeat domain-containing protein — protein sequence MREDGQVFLVDFGKIQNNYNNSFMRGKRKITLRVPQSFPWQAIITLGVAAVVSVSPLNYYKYTLLDYLDYYRYNLLDFFEYDNTLLHYAAIDNRKDLAERLIAKGLDVNAKNIHGHTPLHQAVENNSKDVAELLIAKGADINAKNNIDFTPLHYASQKDRKNLAELLIAKGADINAKDKNGSTPLHDAARHNSKEVAELLIAKGVDVNIQDDDGGTPLHWVTFNQTKDVAELLIAKGANVNARKKYGDTPLYWTVFNNNKEMAEWLIAKGADVNSALHIAAYNNDKEMVELLIAKGANVNAKGASVIALDKSSTPLHDAAFNNSKEVAELLIAKGANVNDKNNNGDTPLLLAASDKKTVVELLIFKGADVNAKNNKGDTPLHQAAIHNWKYVVKLLISKGADVNAKNKKGETALLLAVKRNNKDVVELLKNHGGKK from the coding sequence ATGCGAGAAGATGGGCAGGTATTCCTAGTTGATTTTGGTAAAATACAAAATAACTATAACAATAGCTTTATGCGCGGTAAGCGAAAGATTACTCTTAGAGTACCTCAGTCCTTTCCCTGGCAAGCCATAATCACACTGGGAGTTGCCGCAGTTGTTTCTGTTAGCCCACTTAATTACTACAAATACACCTTGCTGGATTATTTAGATTATTACAGATACAACTTGCTGGATTTCTTCGAGTACGACAATACCCTGCTGCATTATGCAGCAATTGATAACAGAAAGGATTTAGCAGAACGGTTAATTGCCAAAGGTTTGGATGTCAATGCTAAGAACATACATGGCCATACCCCATTACACCAAGCGGTAGAAAACAACAGCAAAGATGTGGCAGAACTGCTAATTGCTAAAGGCGCAGATATTAATGCCAAGAATAACATCGACTTTACCCCATTGCACTATGCTTCACAAAAAGACCGCAAGAACCTGGCAGAACTGCTGATTGCCAAAGGTGCAGATATCAATGCTAAGGACAAAAATGGCTCTACACCATTACACGACGCGGCACGTCATAACAGCAAGGAAGTCGCAGAACTACTGATTGCCAAAGGCGTAGATGTCAATATTCAGGACGACGACGGCGGTACCCCTCTGCACTGGGTAACATTTAATCAAACCAAGGACGTAGCAGAACTGCTGATTGCCAAAGGTGCAAATGTTAATGCTCGGAAAAAGTATGGTGATACCCCGTTGTACTGGACAGTATTTAATAACAACAAGGAGATGGCAGAATGGCTCATTGCCAAAGGTGCAGATGTCAATAGTGCGCTGCACATAGCAGCATATAATAACGACAAGGAGATGGTAGAACTGTTGATAGCCAAAGGCGCAAATGTCAATGCTAAAGGTGCAAGTGTCATTGCTCTGGACAAAAGCTCTACACCATTGCACGATGCGGCATTTAATAACAGCAAGGAAGTGGCAGAACTGTTGATAGCCAAAGGTGCAAATGTCAATGATAAAAACAACAATGGTGATACCCCATTGCTCTTGGCGGCAAGCGATAAAAAGACTGTGGTAGAACTATTGATCTTTAAAGGTGCAGATGTCAATGCCAAAAACAACAAAGGTGATACCCCATTGCACCAGGCAGCCATTCATAACTGGAAGTATGTAGTAAAACTGCTGATCTCTAAAGGTGCAGATGTTAATGCCAAAAACAAAAAAGGTGAAACTGCCTTACTCTTGGCGGTAAAGAGGAACAATAAAGATGTAGTAGAACTACTCAAAAATCATGGTGGTAAGAAATAA
- a CDS encoding MlaD family protein has product MRSRSMREGSVGLLLLLGIGLFTGLVLWLQGIYFGRRDFQFTVTFENAGGMQIGTPVRYRGVTVGRVVNIEPKVNGVDVLVEITQPDLVIPRDVKIEAQQSGLIGENSINIVPNREITAELNTVKPFDPKCNEQQLIVCNNARIQGQTGASIDQLINASVSFANLYADPQFYKNLNSAITNTSRAAEGIVGLTRDLSGLSQAVKQDLGKISSATNNIGRTVDKFGVTADKLSGTADKFNVTADRIGRASDQVSIQFGTTASRIGRTADQITVTTNKLGSSFTQTAGRVNKSLDEFRATTTQVNGLVNNLNTLITSNQGALVTTLNNLKETSDDLRVAVRKLSPSIDRIAEGKLIQNLETLSENAAQASANLRSASNTLNNPVVLLSIQQTLDSARVTFQNAQKITSDLDELIGDPKLRQNLRNLINGLSGLVSSTEQLEQQVEVAEFLQPMKSAANLPIPNSIGHFPADNIPTANKPNIETPETTARKDKKPISQKSSYGNN; this is encoded by the coding sequence ATGCGATCGCGTAGTATGAGAGAAGGTTCGGTTGGCTTATTATTATTATTAGGAATAGGGCTGTTTACTGGCTTGGTTTTATGGTTGCAAGGTATTTATTTTGGTAGACGAGACTTTCAATTTACCGTAACCTTTGAAAATGCCGGAGGAATGCAAATAGGAACACCAGTTCGCTATCGAGGTGTCACAGTTGGTAGAGTTGTTAACATTGAACCAAAAGTTAATGGTGTAGATGTATTAGTAGAAATTACTCAACCAGATTTAGTAATACCTCGTGATGTAAAAATTGAAGCGCAACAGTCAGGTTTAATTGGAGAAAACAGCATTAACATTGTTCCAAATAGGGAAATAACTGCTGAATTAAACACTGTTAAACCATTCGATCCAAAGTGCAATGAACAACAATTAATTGTTTGTAATAATGCTCGTATTCAAGGACAAACTGGGGCAAGTATCGATCAATTAATTAATGCTTCTGTTAGTTTCGCTAATCTTTATGCCGATCCGCAATTTTATAAAAATCTTAACTCAGCTATTACTAATACATCAAGAGCAGCCGAAGGAATTGTCGGCTTAACCCGCGATTTATCGGGTTTATCTCAAGCAGTAAAACAGGATTTAGGTAAGATTTCTAGTGCAACTAACAATATTGGTCGCACAGTTGATAAATTCGGTGTAACGGCAGATAAACTAAGTGGAACAGCTGATAAATTTAATGTAACAGCCGATCGAATTGGTCGTGCATCTGACCAAGTTAGTATTCAATTTGGCACAACTGCTAGTAGAATTGGTCGAACTGCTGACCAAATTACTGTAACTACTAATAAATTGGGTTCTTCTTTTACTCAAACTGCTGGCAGAGTGAATAAAAGTTTAGATGAATTTCGGGCTACCACAACTCAAGTTAATGGTTTAGTTAATAATTTAAATACCTTAATTACTAGTAATCAAGGGGCGCTAGTCACAACTTTGAATAACTTAAAAGAAACTAGCGACGATTTGCGCGTTGCTGTAAGAAAATTGAGTCCTTCGATCGATCGCATAGCCGAAGGCAAGTTAATTCAAAACCTAGAAACTCTTTCTGAAAATGCAGCACAAGCATCAGCTAACTTACGTAGTGCTTCTAATACTTTAAATAACCCGGTTGTCCTTTTATCCATACAACAAACCTTAGATTCAGCCAGAGTAACATTTCAAAATGCCCAAAAAATCACCTCCGATTTAGATGAATTAATCGGCGACCCCAAATTACGTCAAAATCTTCGTAATTTGATTAATGGATTAAGCGGTTTAGTTTCTTCCACCGAACAATTAGAACAACAAGTAGAAGTAGCCGAGTTTCTACAACCAATGAAATCAGCAGCAAACTTACCCATACCTAATAGTATCGGTCATTTTCCTGCTGATAATATTCCTACTGCAAATAAGCCGAATATTGAAACACCAGAAACAACAGCTAGAAAAGATAAAAAACCTATTTCCCAAAAATCATCTTATGGTAATAATTAA
- a CDS encoding uracil-DNA glycosylase family protein: MPDIIQLLSEIQQEAEKASFPIDEPVYLAAGLKPTQPILYAGNLNSQLCFFARDLGKDEVHASQPLIGAAGKLVRNGLYRAITQETPTKSTDLQIILDHVLLTNTVPYKPPGNKAYSQIVKKRFRPFVERLLVLHWQGSKIITLGNEAFNWFTPYSEKGVLADFFQRSDRYSATIEVNVVAKDSTGNLHKKLITLMPLPHPSPLNQRYYSQFPQLLQERLAAIF; encoded by the coding sequence ATGCCAGACATTATCCAGCTATTATCAGAAATTCAGCAAGAAGCCGAAAAAGCTTCTTTTCCTATTGATGAACCAGTTTATCTTGCGGCTGGATTAAAACCAACTCAACCTATTCTCTATGCAGGTAATCTCAATAGTCAACTATGTTTTTTTGCTAGAGATTTAGGTAAAGATGAAGTTCATGCTAGTCAACCATTAATTGGTGCTGCTGGCAAGCTTGTTCGTAATGGTTTATACCGTGCAATTACCCAAGAAACACCAACAAAATCGACTGATTTGCAAATTATCTTAGACCATGTTTTACTCACTAATACTGTTCCCTATAAACCACCAGGGAATAAAGCTTATAGTCAAATTGTAAAAAAGAGATTTCGCCCTTTTGTTGAGCGACTGTTAGTTTTACATTGGCAAGGAAGTAAAATTATTACTTTAGGTAATGAAGCTTTTAATTGGTTTACTCCCTATTCTGAAAAAGGAGTTTTAGCTGATTTTTTTCAGAGAAGCGATCGCTATTCTGCCACCATCGAAGTTAATGTTGTAGCTAAAGATAGCACGGGAAATTTGCACAAAAAATTAATTACATTAATGCCTTTACCTCATCCTTCACCTTTGAATCAAAGGTATTATTCCCAGTTTCCTCAGTTGCTTCAAGAAAGACTGGCAGCAATTTTTTGA
- a CDS encoding PIN domain-containing protein gives MKRVLFDSDVVLDVLLERQPFFAASALALDAVGQGKVEGYIAGHSITNIFYLLRRHLGKEKSQEVLMNLMSKMVTAGVTDAVIRSAFSSGFKDFEDGVTYAAAAGVGVDYIVTRNIKDFRLGSIPAMLPEVFSNIILVSEGE, from the coding sequence GTGAAACGAGTGTTATTTGATAGCGATGTCGTGCTTGATGTTTTATTAGAAAGACAGCCTTTTTTCGCCGCTTCCGCTTTAGCACTTGATGCGGTTGGACAAGGTAAAGTAGAAGGATATATAGCCGGACATAGTATTACAAATATCTTCTATTTACTGAGAAGACATTTGGGAAAAGAGAAAAGTCAAGAAGTGCTGATGAATTTGATGTCTAAAATGGTAACTGCTGGCGTAACAGATGCAGTAATTCGATCGGCTTTTTCTAGTGGCTTTAAGGACTTTGAAGATGGGGTCACTTATGCGGCGGCGGCTGGTGTAGGAGTAGATTATATCGTTACTCGCAATATTAAAGATTTCCGATTAGGAAGTATCCCCGCCATGCTACCGGAAGTCTTTTCTAATATTATATTAGTTTCAGAGGGTGAATAG